The following are encoded in a window of Desulfatiglans sp. genomic DNA:
- a CDS encoding TlpA family protein disulfide reductase, whose translation MRRINVYIIMILFISVMGDMAWNAGEVAPSFTLLQHGTEKQVSLNDFYGQIVLLDFFSAGCNRCLTASWEIETGIQEYYKARSGNPHGIKVQVISINSDVARPDDMSAFIEDTGISMVLEDTSGRLLDLYGGYTLPYLVIIDAVGAASGAFPPTVVYKQAGFDGFEKLYKIIDSITGLSESKAHDMDTIPVSEADQEITHDGIIDLSSLSASDVSVSETLIGYYYKGRKIDIDLAFSWRRIETDYLSEYLGNRREKNLTADRMGLQCNTSFSLDKNLAITAGVGFYDGFQTFRALWLNEYYRHIFDVLGQLIGNLDGYKIARPKGYNVASALRWEYIPDIAIVDAGISFQHDIVSPGYEMGVPLVRLRDRYNTKSGHIAFENVLTRRLRTIAEFRIDDTTNRELRYSLQGGLNYAMAENWVMRLNGGWSKEMPGFRAKSVSAVMERDWHGVWFTSIFGRYYEDTSEIENAIISVAAAPPLESYQAGIGLRMQGHSFSYKFVAGPCFTNYKRKADRDIAFDQLYKERDWLSVQFTYLHRF comes from the coding sequence ATGAGACGCATTAATGTTTATATAATCATGATACTGTTTATTTCAGTAATGGGTGATATGGCGTGGAATGCCGGAGAAGTTGCCCCTTCATTCACCCTGTTGCAGCATGGAACAGAAAAACAGGTCAGCCTGAATGATTTCTATGGACAGATTGTACTCCTTGATTTCTTCAGTGCCGGTTGCAATCGTTGTTTAACTGCTTCATGGGAGATTGAGACCGGAATTCAGGAATACTATAAGGCCCGTTCAGGAAATCCGCATGGTATAAAGGTTCAGGTTATTTCGATTAATTCGGATGTTGCCAGACCGGATGACATGAGCGCATTTATAGAAGATACCGGTATAAGCATGGTTCTGGAAGATACCAGCGGCAGACTGCTGGATCTCTATGGCGGCTACACCCTGCCATATCTTGTTATAATTGATGCTGTAGGTGCAGCGTCAGGCGCATTTCCTCCAACCGTGGTTTATAAACAGGCCGGTTTTGACGGGTTTGAAAAATTGTACAAAATCATAGACTCTATAACCGGTCTCAGTGAATCAAAAGCGCATGATATGGATACAATACCTGTTTCAGAAGCGGATCAGGAGATCACACATGATGGTATAATTGATTTATCATCACTGAGCGCATCCGATGTATCTGTGTCAGAGACACTGATCGGGTATTATTATAAGGGCCGGAAAATAGATATTGATCTTGCCTTTTCATGGCGCCGTATTGAGACGGATTACCTTTCCGAATACCTGGGTAACAGGAGGGAGAAAAACCTGACCGCTGACAGGATGGGGCTCCAATGTAATACCAGTTTCAGCCTTGATAAAAACCTTGCAATAACTGCCGGTGTCGGTTTCTATGATGGTTTTCAGACCTTTCGCGCCTTATGGCTTAATGAGTATTACAGGCACATTTTTGATGTGCTGGGCCAACTCATTGGTAACCTTGACGGGTATAAGATTGCCAGACCAAAGGGGTATAATGTTGCATCAGCTCTGCGCTGGGAATATATCCCGGATATTGCGATTGTAGATGCGGGGATATCCTTTCAGCATGATATCGTTTCTCCGGGCTATGAGATGGGGGTGCCTCTTGTCAGGTTGAGAGACAGGTATAATACAAAGAGCGGTCATATTGCCTTTGAAAATGTCCTTACACGACGTTTGCGTACCATTGCTGAATTCCGGATAGATGACACTACGAATCGTGAATTAAGGTATTCACTCCAGGGAGGCCTAAACTATGCGATGGCTGAAAACTGGGTTATGCGGTTAAATGGGGGATGGTCAAAGGAGATGCCTGGCTTCAGAGCGAAATCGGTCAGTGCGGTCATGGAAAGAGACTGGCATGGTGTATGGTTTACCAGCATTTTCGGGCGATACTATGAGGATACGAGTGAAATTGAGAATGCCATTATAAGCGTTGCGGCTGCCCCGCCACTTGAGTCATATCAGGCAGGCATAGGGCTGCGAATGCAGGGGCACAGCTTCTCTTACAAATTTGTTGCAGGGCCGTGTTTCACCAATTATAAGAGAAAAGCTGACAGGGATATTGCTTTTGACCAGTTGTACAAAGAGAGGGACTGGCTTTCAGTGCAGTTCACATATCTCCACAGGTTTTAA